In a genomic window of Sus scrofa isolate TJ Tabasco breed Duroc chromosome 4, Sscrofa11.1, whole genome shotgun sequence:
- the MSC gene encoding musculin, with protein sequence MSTGSVSDPEEMELRGLQRGYPVPASKRLPLRGAERSYISPSDNSSAEEEDPDGEEERCALGAAGGAGGCKRKRPRVAGGGGGGGGKKPLPPKGSAAECKQSQRNAANARERARMRVLSKAFSRLKTSLPWVPPDTKLSKLDTLRLASSYIAHLRQLLQEDRYENGYVHPVNLTWPFVVSGRPDSDTKEVSAASRLCGTTA encoded by the exons ATGTCCACCGGCTCGGTGAGCGACCCCGAGGAGATGGAGCTGCGGGGGCTGCAGCGGGGGTACCCGGTCCCCGCCTCCAAGAGGCTGCCCCTCCGGGGCGCGGAGCGCAGCTACATCTCGCCCAGTGACAACTCATCGGCAGAGGAGGAAGACCCCGACGGCGAAGAGGAGCGCTGTGCGCTGGGCGCGGCGGGCGGCGCCGGAGGCTGCAAGAGGAAGCGGCCCCGTGTGGCggggggaggcggcggcggcggcggcaagaAGCCCCTCCCGCCCAAGGGCTCGGCCGCCGAGTGCAAGCAGTCGCAGAGGAACGCGGCCAACGCCCGCGAGCGCGCCCGGATGCGCGTTCTAAGCAAAGCCTTTTCCAGGCTCAAGACCAGCCTGCCCTGGGTGCCCCCCGACACCAAGCTTTCCAAGCTGGACACGCTCCGGCTGGCTTCCAGTTACATCGCGCACCTGCGGCAGCTGTTGCAGGAGGACCGCTACGAGAACGGCTACGTCCACCCGGTGAACCTG ACGTGGCCCTTTGTGGTTTCTGGACGACCCGACTCTGACACCAAAGAAGTTTCCGCAGCCAGCAGGTTATGTGGGACCACCGCTTAG